One genomic region from Mycoplasmopsis columbina encodes:
- a CDS encoding DHH family phosphoesterase — MQIGTFQEITKKLEKYDSIVIFHHIRPDGDCLGSQFALRELLRLNYPNKQVYAVGDSKGIFSNFMNFDFDEILNDEVLAKSLGVIVDANFKERIQNREILDKNLFLETLRIDHHPNEDDLDKCTRWVDSNRIAADEMIAELAFQNKWKLNNRALEFLFLGILTDSGKFSYSNTSARTHELVAYLYKNGLNSEKVFRGLAETSLEDLQLQSILLGNLKTYKKVAWTFIDLKTTLSLNKKPTEVVRVNLIGNIKNYPFWVQFVEEEDGRLRTELRSNGPIVRNVALKWGGGGHERASGCMLNSFEEIDNFIEDCNAEVERFLKEGK, encoded by the coding sequence ATGCAAATAGGTACATTTCAAGAAATTACTAAAAAATTAGAAAAATATGATTCAATTGTAATTTTTCATCACATTCGTCCAGACGGAGATTGTCTAGGAAGTCAATTTGCACTAAGAGAGTTATTAAGATTAAATTATCCTAATAAACAAGTATATGCAGTTGGTGATAGCAAAGGCATTTTTTCTAATTTTATGAATTTTGATTTTGATGAAATACTAAACGATGAAGTTTTGGCAAAATCTTTAGGAGTAATAGTTGACGCCAATTTTAAAGAACGTATTCAAAATCGCGAAATTTTGGATAAAAATTTATTTCTAGAAACTTTAAGAATAGATCATCATCCAAACGAAGATGATTTGGATAAATGTACAAGATGAGTAGATTCAAATAGAATTGCTGCAGACGAAATGATTGCAGAATTAGCTTTTCAAAATAAATGGAAATTGAATAATAGAGCCTTAGAATTTTTATTTTTAGGTATTCTTACTGATAGTGGAAAATTTAGTTATTCAAATACAAGTGCTAGAACACATGAGTTAGTTGCTTATCTCTATAAAAATGGTCTAAACAGCGAAAAAGTTTTCAGAGGTTTGGCAGAAACTTCTCTTGAAGATTTACAATTACAATCAATATTGCTTGGCAATTTAAAAACTTACAAAAAAGTCGCTTGAACTTTTATTGATTTAAAAACTACATTAAGTTTGAATAAAAAACCTACAGAAGTAGTAAGGGTTAATTTAATAGGAAATATAAAAAATTATCCATTTTGAGTTCAATTTGTTGAAGAAGAAGATGGAAGATTAAGAACTGAATTAAGATCAAATGGCCCAATTGTTAGAAATGTAGCTCTTAAATGAGGAGGTGGAGGTCATGAAAGAGCTTCAGGATGCATGCTAAATTCATTTGAGGAAATTGACAATTTTATTGAAGATTGTAACGCAGAAGTTGAAAGATTTTTAAAGGAAGGAAAATAA
- a CDS encoding nitroreductase family protein, whose protein sequence is MSFIEKNKLRNSVRNFNSEKELTEQQINNILEAVKNAPTSNNFFVSSAIVVKDKDLLEKISLTLKQKQIYTSGFFIVFLADFNRLDYILNNEKIHYEPTINDLLIATGDAFIQATSAQDAAIEEGLGTCFIGGVREYISELKDLLNIEGNAFPVIGLVIGNMVEQPVSSKPKLNRIYLNNYKKDVLANEIKEYDATLNEYWKVRNIDGDYSKYSTNYLKNSNEKSKLVENIILKNFNLKK, encoded by the coding sequence ATGTCATTCATTGAAAAAAACAAATTACGTAATTCTGTTAGAAATTTTAATAGTGAAAAAGAACTAACAGAACAGCAAATTAATAATATTTTGGAAGCAGTTAAAAATGCTCCAACAAGTAATAATTTCTTTGTATCATCAGCTATAGTTGTTAAAGACAAGGATTTATTAGAAAAAATTTCGCTAACTTTAAAACAAAAACAAATTTACACATCAGGCTTTTTCATAGTATTTTTAGCTGATTTTAATCGTTTAGATTATATTTTAAATAATGAAAAAATTCATTATGAACCAACAATTAATGATTTATTAATTGCAACAGGCGACGCGTTTATACAAGCAACAAGCGCACAAGATGCAGCAATTGAAGAAGGATTAGGAACTTGTTTTATTGGTGGAGTAAGAGAATATATTTCTGAGTTAAAAGATTTATTAAATATTGAAGGTAATGCTTTTCCAGTTATTGGACTTGTCATTGGAAATATGGTAGAACAACCAGTAAGTAGTAAACCTAAATTAAATAGAATATACTTAAATAACTATAAAAAAGATGTATTAGCAAATGAAATCAAAGAATATGATGCCACATTAAATGAGTATTGAAAAGTAAGAAATATTGATGGCGACTATTCAAAATACTCTACTAATTATTTAAAAAATTCAAATGAAAAAAGTAAATTAGTAGAAAACATCATTTTGAAAAATTTCAATTTAAAAAAATAA
- a CDS encoding phosphopentomutase, producing MPKFKRIFMIVTDGLGIGPDRDQKAFGDKGANTILSASKSAMFFIDTWKKLGIGNITTLEGNYHVKKPLAYIARVQEVSNAKDTLAGHWEMMGIKTNVPFPTFAENGFPKELIEALESAFDGRKIIGNKAASGTEIIDELAEEQKETGALIVYTSNDSVLQIAAHEEWIGLDNLYRYGKLAREICSSRPEWNVGRIIVRPYITGENGKYVRTFNRHDYANKPPKLILNALQNKGVRTISVGKINDIFVTQGIGEHYPSKGDADAMDITIKLANDPTLEGFVFTNLVQFDSHYGHRRDVDGYASNIALLDAKLAKLINVMKEDDLLIMTSDHGNDPLYPGFNHTRELLPLTIYSKLFKDPKVLPDVNGLGTSGNIVARNFEVPIVAETGDDIFDQLV from the coding sequence ATGCCAAAATTCAAAAGAATTTTCATGATTGTTACAGATGGTTTAGGAATTGGACCTGATCGTGATCAAAAAGCATTCGGTGACAAGGGAGCAAACACAATTTTATCTGCTTCAAAATCAGCAATGTTTTTTATCGATACATGAAAAAAATTAGGAATTGGTAACATTACTACTTTAGAGGGTAATTATCATGTGAAAAAACCACTTGCTTACATCGCAAGAGTTCAGGAAGTTTCAAACGCAAAAGACACTTTAGCAGGACATTGAGAAATGATGGGAATTAAGACAAATGTTCCATTTCCAACTTTTGCAGAAAATGGTTTTCCAAAAGAATTGATCGAAGCGTTAGAGAGTGCTTTTGATGGAAGAAAAATCATTGGTAACAAGGCTGCTTCAGGAACAGAAATTATTGATGAATTAGCAGAAGAACAAAAAGAAACGGGAGCATTAATTGTTTATACATCAAATGATTCTGTACTTCAAATTGCTGCTCATGAAGAGTGAATTGGATTAGATAATTTATATCGTTATGGTAAACTAGCTAGAGAAATTTGTTCATCAAGACCTGAATGAAATGTTGGAAGAATTATTGTTAGACCTTATATTACTGGTGAAAATGGAAAATATGTTAGAACATTCAATCGTCATGATTATGCAAATAAACCACCAAAATTAATATTGAATGCATTACAAAATAAGGGTGTTAGAACAATTAGTGTTGGAAAAATTAATGACATTTTTGTAACTCAGGGAATTGGCGAACACTATCCTTCAAAAGGAGACGCTGATGCTATGGATATTACAATCAAATTAGCAAATGATCCAACTTTAGAAGGTTTTGTATTCACCAATTTAGTTCAATTTGATTCACACTATGGACATCGTCGTGATGTTGACGGATATGCAAGTAATATAGCTTTATTAGATGCAAAATTAGCTAAATTAATTAATGTCATGAAAGAGGATGATTTATTAATTATGACAAGTGATCATGGTAATGACCCTCTTTATCCAGGTTTTAACCACACAAGAGAATTACTACCTTTAACAATTTATTCAAAATTATTTAAAGATCCAAAAGTTTTACCAGATGTTAATGGTTTAGGAACTTCAGGAAACATTGTTGCTAGAAATTTTGAAGTTCCAATTGTTGCAGAAACAGGTGATGATATCTTTGATCAATTAGTTTAG
- the rplL gene encoding 50S ribosomal protein L7/L12, producing MAKLEKQTFIEALKEMSIKEVMELVEAMKEEFGIDPSAVAVAAAPAGGAEAEEKSSVSVFIVADNGKKLGIVKAVKELLNLPLMEANKLVSTLPATVKENITPAEAETIKAKLVEAGASVDVK from the coding sequence ATGGCTAAATTAGAAAAACAAACATTTATCGAAGCATTAAAAGAAATGTCAATTAAAGAAGTTATGGAATTAGTTGAAGCAATGAAAGAAGAATTCGGAATTGATCCTTCTGCTGTTGCAGTTGCTGCTGCTCCAGCTGGTGGTGCTGAAGCTGAAGAAAAATCATCAGTATCAGTATTCATCGTTGCTGACAATGGTAAAAAATTAGGTATTGTTAAAGCTGTTAAAGAATTATTAAACTTACCTTTAATGGAAGCAAACAAATTAGTTTCAACTTTACCTGCTACTGTTAAAGAAAACATTACTCCAGCTGAAGCTGAAACAATTAAAGCTAAATTAGTTGAAGCTGGTGCTTCAGTTGATGTTAAATAA
- the rplJ gene encoding 50S ribosomal protein L10, whose amino-acid sequence MQTVKESTFRLIKKDTVKEITDKLQSTKSLVVAEYRGLSVSELTKLRLLAKKSGVEVKVYKNRLFKLAASAAGHEDLNDHLVGPNIYAFSNEDELAPYKVLAAFAKENKLFVNKAGIFEGKVVDAKGVAEIATLPNYEEALTILARSLMSPLQQLSLSLKLLSEKKEEQI is encoded by the coding sequence ATGCAAACAGTTAAAGAATCTACTTTTAGATTAATTAAAAAGGACACTGTTAAAGAAATTACAGATAAACTTCAATCAACAAAATCACTTGTGGTTGCTGAATACCGTGGATTATCTGTTTCTGAATTAACAAAACTTCGTCTTCTAGCTAAAAAAAGTGGCGTTGAAGTTAAAGTGTATAAAAATCGTTTATTTAAACTTGCAGCTAGCGCAGCAGGACATGAAGATTTAAATGATCACTTAGTTGGACCAAACATTTATGCATTTAGCAATGAAGATGAACTTGCTCCTTACAAAGTATTAGCTGCTTTCGCTAAAGAAAATAAATTATTTGTAAATAAAGCTGGTATTTTTGAAGGTAAAGTTGTTGATGCAAAAGGTGTTGCTGAAATTGCTACCTTACCAAACTACGAAGAAGCTCTTACAATTCTTGCTCGTTCACTTATGAGCCCATTACAACAACTTTCTCTTTCATTAAAATTACTTAGTGAAAAGAAAGAAGAACAAATTTAA
- a CDS encoding MAG0490 family ComEA-like DNA-binding protein, which yields MKKKKIFYWALGLSIISFALVSSAVSFNNKESKLKLIDSKTSESYKVKILGAVKHEKILTFFKPIKIKELLKKVDLNSNADLTNISMNMEIKENFILNIPEQTQRKLLWKNIHKIEDLTGMKISKSLALKILKLRKEKINITWNDLKEVNGIGSKILENLQSKIQL from the coding sequence ATGAAAAAGAAAAAAATATTTTATTGAGCATTAGGTTTGTCAATTATTTCGTTTGCCCTTGTGTCAAGTGCAGTAAGCTTTAACAACAAGGAAAGTAAACTAAAATTAATTGATTCGAAAACTTCTGAAAGTTATAAAGTAAAAATTTTAGGTGCTGTTAAACATGAGAAAATTTTAACTTTTTTTAAACCAATTAAAATTAAAGAACTTCTAAAAAAAGTTGATTTAAATTCAAATGCAGATTTAACAAATATATCTATGAATATGGAAATTAAAGAAAATTTTATCCTTAATATTCCAGAACAAACACAAAGAAAACTATTGTGAAAAAATATTCATAAAATAGAAGATTTAACGGGAATGAAAATATCAAAATCCCTAGCTTTAAAAATCTTAAAATTAAGAAAAGAAAAAATAAATATTACATGAAATGATTTAAAAGAAGTCAATGGTATTGGTTCAAAAATTTTAGAGAATTTGCAAAGCAAAATTCAATTATAA
- a CDS encoding MAG0480 family ComEC-like protein: MKWFKRSQWYWFKNFREFAKQNSIIKIKNLLLLLPLIFFYFFNYQNLKILSISIFLFFSLLLLLNNWKNIFLILLICLIYFLFIHQRSLKLIEGNYEIEGTIYKNEEKYFLINYENFNILVFKNSHISYGSIENGNYVYGKGELVKLNTANFPQNWLLENNIKYQLKNVNVNLSVRNKFNLFQELNLNEDKDYIFFNKYWFRLILGSKNDVKLNQIVSELGINHLLIASGFHIELIFLFSSLIKTRNEKNRKIINLILIFLIFNYAIFSNSPVSILKALFFKIFNDLNKKHKWKLSYIDILILTMFSLFLVNKFWIFSLSFIFSFFNTFLVIYLNEKIICKKIKMKKYLFISFLIYLSNLFITTQLTQKINLITPLWIILLTPVVEIVYIFSFFFWWSKPFLNFIYYLFDNLLWILWKNSLLIKINFKIDFHLSYYWILFIILFYFSIFNFRKIKKIRILRI, translated from the coding sequence ATGAAATGATTTAAAAGAAGTCAATGGTATTGGTTCAAAAATTTTAGAGAATTTGCAAAGCAAAATTCAATTATAAAAATAAAAAATTTGCTTTTACTTTTGCCATTAATATTTTTTTATTTTTTTAATTATCAAAATCTAAAAATTCTAAGCATTAGTATATTTTTATTTTTTTCTCTTTTGCTTTTATTAAACAATTGAAAAAATATTTTTTTAATTCTGCTTATTTGTTTAATTTACTTTCTATTTATTCATCAAAGAAGTTTAAAACTAATTGAAGGAAATTATGAAATTGAAGGAACAATTTATAAAAATGAAGAAAAATATTTTTTAATAAATTATGAAAATTTTAATATTTTAGTTTTTAAAAATTCTCATATTTCCTATGGAAGTATAGAAAATGGTAATTATGTCTATGGAAAAGGAGAATTAGTAAAATTAAATACAGCAAATTTCCCCCAAAATTGGTTATTGGAAAACAACATTAAATATCAATTAAAAAATGTTAATGTTAATTTAAGCGTAAGAAACAAATTTAATTTATTTCAAGAATTAAACTTGAATGAAGATAAAGATTATATTTTTTTCAATAAATACTGATTTAGGCTTATTTTGGGATCAAAAAATGATGTAAAACTAAATCAAATAGTTTCTGAATTGGGAATTAATCATTTATTAATTGCTTCTGGGTTTCATATCGAATTGATTTTTTTGTTTAGTTCGTTAATTAAAACCAGAAATGAGAAAAATAGAAAGATTATAAATTTGATTTTAATATTTTTGATTTTTAATTATGCAATCTTTTCAAATTCTCCAGTTTCTATATTGAAAGCATTATTTTTTAAAATCTTCAATGACTTAAACAAAAAACATAAATGAAAATTAAGTTATATAGATATTTTAATTTTGACAATGTTTTCTTTATTCTTAGTCAACAAATTTTGAATTTTTTCACTTTCATTTATTTTTTCATTTTTTAATACTTTTTTAGTAATTTATTTAAATGAAAAAATAATTTGCAAAAAAATAAAAATGAAAAAGTATTTATTTATCTCTTTTTTAATTTATCTATCAAATTTATTTATAACAACACAACTAACTCAAAAAATTAATTTAATAACTCCTCTTTGAATTATTTTATTAACACCTGTTGTAGAAATAGTTTATATTTTTTCATTTTTCTTTTGGTGAAGCAAACCTTTTTTAAATTTTATTTACTATCTCTTTGACAATTTACTTTGAATTTTATGAAAAAATTCACTACTTATAAAAATAAATTTTAAAATTGATTTTCATTTAAGTTACTATTGAATTTTATTTATTATTCTTTTTTATTTTTCCATTTTCAATTTTAGAAAAATAAAAAAAATACGCATTTTGCGTATTTAG
- the recA gene encoding recombinase RecA, with the protein MKEKNKNENIETKKIESVLNDIVKKFGSEAIMLFNDNENIESVETFSSGSYLLDEAMGINGYPKGRIVEIYGPESSGKTTLCLHAIAEIQKNGGIAAFIDAEHSIDPIYAKNVGVKLDELILSQPDSGEQALEIVDILTKSGSIDLIVVDSVAALVPEAELNGDMHDMTIGSQARLMSKALRKITASLNKNKTTIIFVNQIREKIGVIFGNPETTTGGRALKFYSSIRLEVRKSNSILDGKDVTGNEIKIKVVKNKLAAPYKSFTTEIIYGLGIDALSELIECAVNSGFLVKKGAWYYYEDKSIAQGKKALKDLIRENEEFKKELEKCLPKNN; encoded by the coding sequence ATGAAAGAAAAAAATAAAAATGAGAATATTGAAACTAAAAAAATAGAAAGTGTTTTAAATGACATTGTAAAAAAATTTGGTAGCGAAGCAATTATGCTTTTTAATGATAATGAAAATATTGAATCAGTTGAAACTTTTTCTTCTGGTTCATATTTGCTAGATGAAGCAATGGGAATTAATGGTTACCCGAAAGGAAGAATTGTTGAAATTTATGGTCCTGAAAGTAGTGGTAAAACTACTCTTTGCCTTCATGCCATTGCTGAAATTCAAAAAAATGGTGGTATTGCTGCATTTATTGATGCTGAACATTCAATAGATCCCATTTATGCAAAAAATGTTGGAGTAAAACTAGATGAACTAATATTAAGTCAGCCAGATAGTGGCGAGCAAGCTCTAGAGATTGTAGACATTTTAACTAAATCTGGATCTATTGATTTAATTGTTGTAGATAGTGTTGCTGCTTTAGTTCCTGAAGCAGAATTAAATGGTGATATGCATGATATGACTATTGGAAGTCAAGCTAGATTAATGTCAAAAGCTTTAAGAAAAATTACTGCTTCTTTAAACAAAAATAAAACAACTATTATTTTTGTTAATCAAATTAGAGAAAAAATTGGAGTAATTTTTGGTAATCCTGAAACTACAACTGGCGGAAGAGCCTTGAAATTTTACTCTTCTATAAGATTAGAAGTGAGAAAAAGTAATTCTATTTTAGATGGTAAGGACGTTACAGGAAATGAAATTAAAATTAAAGTTGTCAAAAATAAATTGGCCGCTCCTTATAAATCATTTACTACTGAAATTATCTATGGACTTGGAATAGATGCTTTAAGTGAATTAATAGAATGTGCTGTAAATTCAGGTTTCTTAGTGAAAAAAGGTGCATGATACTATTATGAAGATAAAAGTATTGCGCAAGGTAAGAAAGCACTTAAAGATTTAATTAGAGAAAATGAAGAATTTAAAAAAGAATTAGAGAAATGCTTACCTAAAAATAATTAA